The Candidatus Accumulibacter similis genome has a segment encoding these proteins:
- a CDS encoding glycosyltransferase: MKILVFADSRGQHLPAGSTHPIFSERLRLLPGLQVDNYLCPFKWTTTLDFVDSFSAEQLRAYDHVVLYTGIVDWSPRKLSNARDDVYDGHTEANLGAMQLNTNDYSKKIVNRKKRIFDSVFGESAMQAYLSSPFDVEYEGEPTINMYSLAMAETGLIPRLRVLPNLLFINANRFIAGWRGDYRRERPANIDITHAYSDLFTRSLGERVVDLRVWDERDVKRFTCDNLHLTPAGHDYIFDALCRMLEIRQPVTSPTMSKPRPIEHDSAKAASFIGLLAANRALAEGDSESAYAKAKKLFDESGRSSHFHTALLAATRTGKRSHLEDLFAASERIGASSVSTESAECAYLKRFSFLLLHTAKRRIAELAARPLLSSGELLQLEKKLCDPVALQNFVKVRTDIVEARMRDEFRHVSRYPTVFPYNYLSDYRASPPQPRLPNSPRVKSVTLVYPVKNRSQRTRISLLSLAAAHRFWLESVSRPSLSLDAIVVEDEGPDAFDTSVLSSLPFDSRHLLLDTGVTWTRSGLINQGLSVAKGDFIAFVDADVLFPQDFLVRLASTLAGIEVSDRVLAFNMFETHSHQKEGKLHSAGMPYSYLWGLLRKHALAVGGFSEAFIGWGSEDRDFEYRVCKKLGLKTSSSLYLPGQPYVLHLSHDVRTGSEHRGENVAQLARVKSVASPDELVAKPKLQIRQIRQTRVLATYDLRAQPSLVERGKERHGRTLVIMGNGPSLSEIMNNPELLQLLRGYDTFGLNAAYRAYDRYDFYPTYFGSFDFRVCDSQAEAFSLLVRGNNPIRKFFFAKQSVFDEDTKAQPRFQSIHFKAAPQGVSRQSSLSPSFDEFDDCGSSGTNAVQAGYIMGYRHFILLGVDCNYVEILDGVKDIDGIRYEVVEDIKSNPNYWFEGYQIKGDKFHKPNEKDIQLVSWAKLDTLLNNADGHISNCSLVSKLPMFDILPFRARSASVQNVFIVISCAAYRERIAALRPRYAAKLRPGDQVIFVIGGGERTCLGEDSLLQVTAGDLYEDLPQKVQAAIEFCVKNIGFERLIKVDDDIHVNFDNLYAVLPDLADYPYVGRRTPTRPGITPSSNWHFGKVAPGSLHEGLPHKVEGPPEFWAGGGMYVVRRDAAAHLATTLAHQVAHYHLYEDFMVGDLLARHGVQAQPWDELPVANGQDWCITNLRDIMSEDLSSLRDEARMKRAISVHCGPYPPYYRIDDGQMRELSRSFDAR, translated from the coding sequence ATGAAGATCCTCGTTTTCGCGGATTCACGCGGACAGCACCTTCCGGCGGGTAGCACGCACCCCATCTTCAGCGAACGCTTGCGTTTGCTCCCGGGTTTGCAGGTGGACAACTACCTGTGCCCGTTCAAGTGGACCACGACGCTCGACTTCGTCGACTCGTTTTCGGCTGAGCAGCTCCGAGCGTACGACCATGTGGTGCTTTACACTGGCATTGTCGACTGGTCGCCACGCAAGCTCTCGAATGCACGAGACGACGTCTACGATGGCCACACCGAGGCCAATCTGGGCGCCATGCAGCTGAACACGAATGACTACTCGAAGAAGATCGTCAACCGCAAGAAGAGGATCTTCGACAGCGTCTTCGGGGAAAGCGCGATGCAGGCCTACCTGAGTTCTCCCTTCGACGTCGAGTACGAGGGTGAGCCCACAATCAACATGTACAGCCTGGCGATGGCAGAGACGGGGCTGATACCCCGGCTGCGCGTGCTGCCGAACCTGCTGTTCATCAATGCCAACCGTTTCATCGCCGGTTGGCGCGGCGACTATCGACGCGAACGACCGGCCAACATCGACATCACCCATGCCTACAGTGACTTGTTCACACGAAGCCTTGGCGAAAGGGTGGTCGATCTCCGCGTTTGGGACGAGAGGGACGTCAAGCGGTTTACCTGCGACAACCTGCACCTGACGCCTGCGGGTCACGATTACATCTTCGACGCGCTCTGCAGGATGCTGGAGATCCGGCAACCAGTGACTTCGCCGACCATGAGCAAACCCCGGCCAATTGAACACGACAGCGCCAAGGCAGCGTCCTTTATTGGTCTGCTCGCGGCGAATCGCGCTCTGGCGGAAGGTGACAGCGAGAGCGCCTACGCGAAGGCGAAGAAACTGTTCGATGAGAGCGGGCGTTCCAGTCACTTCCACACCGCGTTGCTGGCGGCGACACGGACAGGGAAGCGCAGCCACCTCGAAGATCTCTTTGCCGCGAGTGAGCGGATTGGCGCCAGCAGCGTATCGACGGAGTCGGCCGAATGCGCCTATCTCAAGCGCTTCTCGTTCCTGCTGTTGCACACGGCGAAACGACGCATCGCTGAACTGGCGGCGAGGCCGCTTCTGTCATCCGGGGAACTGCTGCAGCTGGAGAAGAAGCTTTGCGATCCGGTTGCACTGCAGAACTTCGTCAAGGTGCGGACGGACATCGTCGAAGCCCGGATGCGCGACGAGTTTCGTCACGTCAGCCGCTATCCGACGGTCTTCCCGTACAACTACCTGTCCGACTACAGAGCCAGTCCGCCGCAGCCAAGACTCCCGAACTCGCCGCGAGTCAAGTCGGTCACTCTTGTCTACCCGGTCAAGAACCGGAGCCAGCGCACCCGGATTTCGCTGCTGAGTCTCGCCGCCGCTCACCGCTTCTGGTTGGAGTCTGTCTCCAGGCCGTCCCTGTCTCTGGACGCCATCGTGGTGGAGGATGAGGGGCCGGATGCCTTCGACACCAGCGTCCTTTCGTCGTTGCCTTTTGATTCGCGCCACTTGTTGCTCGATACGGGTGTCACCTGGACACGTTCAGGGCTGATCAACCAGGGATTGAGCGTTGCCAAAGGCGACTTCATCGCTTTTGTCGATGCGGACGTCCTCTTTCCCCAAGACTTCCTCGTTCGGCTCGCTTCGACGCTTGCGGGCATCGAGGTGTCAGACCGGGTGTTGGCTTTCAACATGTTCGAGACGCACTCTCACCAGAAGGAAGGGAAGCTGCATTCGGCGGGGATGCCTTACAGCTACCTCTGGGGCCTGTTGCGGAAGCATGCCTTGGCAGTTGGCGGCTTCAGCGAGGCGTTCATCGGCTGGGGCAGCGAGGATCGTGACTTCGAGTACCGCGTTTGCAAGAAGCTCGGACTCAAGACCTCTTCTTCACTTTATCTTCCCGGGCAACCCTACGTGCTGCACCTGTCGCACGACGTGCGCACGGGCAGCGAACACCGCGGCGAGAACGTCGCGCAGCTCGCCCGTGTGAAATCTGTTGCGTCACCGGACGAACTCGTCGCCAAACCGAAGCTTCAGATTCGCCAGATCCGGCAGACCAGAGTGCTGGCCACCTACGACCTCCGCGCGCAGCCAAGCTTGGTCGAGAGGGGCAAGGAGCGCCACGGCAGGACGCTCGTGATCATGGGCAACGGTCCCTCGTTGAGCGAGATCATGAACAACCCGGAGTTGCTGCAACTCCTGCGTGGCTACGATACCTTCGGGCTGAACGCGGCGTATCGTGCCTATGATCGCTATGATTTCTACCCGACGTATTTCGGCAGCTTCGACTTCCGGGTTTGCGACAGCCAGGCAGAGGCTTTCTCTCTGCTCGTGCGTGGCAACAACCCCATTCGAAAGTTCTTCTTCGCCAAGCAGTCGGTATTCGATGAGGACACGAAAGCTCAACCACGCTTCCAGTCGATTCACTTCAAGGCGGCGCCGCAGGGTGTTTCGCGGCAATCCAGTCTCAGCCCGTCTTTTGATGAATTCGACGACTGTGGCTCGTCAGGAACGAACGCCGTGCAGGCAGGATACATCATGGGCTACCGTCACTTCATTCTTCTCGGGGTGGACTGCAACTACGTCGAGATCCTGGACGGAGTCAAGGACATTGACGGCATTCGCTACGAGGTGGTCGAGGACATCAAGTCGAATCCCAACTACTGGTTCGAGGGCTATCAAATCAAGGGCGACAAGTTCCACAAGCCCAACGAGAAGGACATCCAACTTGTCTCGTGGGCCAAGCTCGATACGCTGCTGAACAACGCTGACGGCCACATCTCGAACTGCAGTCTGGTATCGAAGCTGCCCATGTTCGACATTCTGCCCTTCCGCGCGCGCAGCGCTTCGGTGCAGAATGTCTTCATCGTGATCTCGTGCGCGGCATATCGTGAGCGTATCGCCGCGCTCCGCCCCCGCTATGCGGCAAAGCTGCGTCCAGGAGACCAAGTCATTTTTGTCATTGGTGGTGGCGAACGTACCTGCCTCGGTGAGGACTCCTTGTTGCAGGTGACTGCGGGCGATCTGTACGAGGATCTGCCGCAGAAGGTGCAGGCAGCGATCGAATTCTGCGTCAAGAACATCGGCTTCGAGCGCCTCATCAAGGTCGACGACGACATTCACGTCAACTTTGATAACCTCTATGCGGTCTTGCCCGATCTCGCAGACTACCCGTACGTCGGACGGCGAACGCCGACTCGTCCAGGCATTACGCCGAGTTCGAACTGGCACTTTGGCAAGGTGGCCCCGGGCAGCCTGCACGAGGGCCTGCCACACAAGGTCGAAGGGCCTCCCGAGTTCTGGGCTGGGGGGGGAATGTATGTTGTCCGGCGTGACGCGGCAGCACACCTGGCGACGACCCTCGCACATCAAGTGGCACACTATCATCTTTACGAGGACTTCATGGTCGGCGACCTGCTGGCACGGCATGGTGTACAGGCTCAACCATGGGATGAGTTGCCGGTTGCCAACGGCCAAGACTGGTGCATCACCAATCTGCGCGACATCATGAGCGAAGACCTGAGCTCCTTGCGTGACGAAGCCAGGATGAAGCGCGCGATCTCGGTCCATTGTGGCCCATATCCGCCCTACTACAGGATCGACGATGGACAGATGCGAGAATTGTCCCGATCATTCGATGCAAGATAG